In one window of Caenimonas aquaedulcis DNA:
- a CDS encoding glycosyltransferase has translation MFSLSTVPAVPHEDPWHLPLQERMRLLARRPRAVAYFYEQADNSTFRYRVHNMVEVLNDGEGDIGASYFFHADLTRLEEIAQAAELLVIGRTRYDHRVNRLVAAFRRRGKRVLFDVDDFVFDTDYVHLLVNTLDLDADNPQVWNDWFAYLSRMGAALKLCDGGITTNEYLAARMRAFAGIPVEVVPNFMNREQLALSERVFEAKATQSPGQDGLIHLGYFSGSPSHNRDFAMVVPALEELLEEDERLGVVVVGYIEAGPRLERFGSRVKRYPFQDYVNLQRLIGSVEFNLMPLQFNTFTDCKSELKYFEAAAVGTLSIASPSHVYARAIDHGVTGFLSRSYEWAGVIRQALGRLGEYRAIAARAHADALGKYAWFTQRDVILRALGLR, from the coding sequence ATGTTCTCGCTGTCCACGGTGCCGGCCGTCCCGCACGAGGACCCCTGGCACCTCCCACTGCAGGAACGCATGCGGCTGCTCGCGCGCCGGCCGCGTGCGGTCGCCTACTTCTACGAGCAGGCGGACAACAGCACCTTTCGCTACCGCGTGCACAACATGGTGGAAGTGCTGAACGACGGGGAAGGCGACATCGGCGCGTCCTACTTCTTCCACGCGGACCTGACGCGCCTGGAGGAAATCGCGCAGGCCGCCGAATTGCTGGTGATCGGCCGCACGCGCTACGACCACCGCGTGAACCGCCTCGTGGCGGCGTTTCGCCGGCGCGGCAAGCGCGTGCTGTTCGACGTCGACGACTTCGTCTTCGACACGGACTACGTGCACCTGCTCGTCAACACGCTCGACCTCGACGCCGACAACCCGCAGGTGTGGAACGACTGGTTCGCCTACCTGAGCCGCATGGGCGCCGCGCTCAAGCTGTGCGACGGCGGCATCACCACCAACGAGTACCTCGCGGCGCGCATGCGCGCCTTCGCGGGCATTCCCGTGGAGGTCGTTCCCAATTTCATGAACCGCGAACAGCTCGCGCTGTCCGAACGCGTGTTCGAGGCGAAGGCGACGCAATCTCCCGGCCAGGACGGGCTCATCCACCTGGGTTACTTCAGCGGCTCGCCCTCGCACAACCGCGACTTCGCGATGGTGGTTCCCGCGCTGGAGGAACTGCTGGAGGAAGACGAACGGCTGGGCGTCGTGGTGGTGGGCTACATCGAGGCCGGGCCGCGCCTCGAGCGCTTCGGCTCGCGCGTGAAGCGCTATCCCTTCCAGGATTACGTCAACCTGCAGCGGCTGATCGGCTCGGTGGAATTCAACCTCATGCCGCTGCAGTTCAACACGTTCACGGACTGCAAGTCGGAGTTGAAGTACTTCGAGGCCGCCGCCGTGGGCACGCTCAGCATCGCCTCGCCCAGCCATGTGTACGCGCGGGCCATCGACCATGGCGTCACCGGCTTCCTGTCGCGCTCCTACGAGTGGGCGGGCGTGATCCGGCAGGCGCTGGGCCGGCTGGGAGAGTACCGCGCCATCGCCGCGCGCGCGCATGCCGACGCGCTCGGCAAGTACGCGTGGTTCACGCAGCGCGACGTCATCCTGCGGGCCCTGGGGCTGCGCTGA
- a CDS encoding acyltransferase family protein — protein MMQPSRHLNNFDFIRLCAALFVLLSHQFALTGLPEPVILDVHSLGGFGVLIFFSVSGYLVAGSWDSDPHLGRFAARRLLRIWPGLAVAVALTVFIWGPLVSPLPWRDYFRHPGVVSYLKNAIFLVRDGLPVFFTGNALPTSVSGPLWTIPLEIKCYVVLALLGAVAGRRMRWLLLVVTLAALARYAVVEPRGDFLMARLGWPLEQRFLLEFGFFFSAGVLIQAFGILNSGKLKMILLLALGAAVACALAQLSFLAIWLALPLAVLAFGVSSTPVVRRAGRFGDLSYGIYIYAFPIQQTLIWRFGQAHAWTTVLAITVILTVAMAWLSWRFVERPALRMKPRTVSEVNPPHHLLHGDRLG, from the coding sequence ATGATGCAACCGAGCCGGCACCTCAACAATTTCGACTTCATCCGCCTGTGCGCGGCGCTGTTCGTATTGCTGTCGCACCAGTTCGCGCTCACCGGGCTGCCGGAGCCGGTGATCCTCGATGTCCATTCGCTGGGCGGCTTCGGCGTGCTGATCTTCTTTTCCGTGAGCGGCTACCTGGTGGCGGGCAGCTGGGATTCCGACCCGCACCTCGGGCGCTTCGCGGCCCGGCGCCTGCTGCGCATCTGGCCCGGCCTCGCCGTGGCCGTCGCATTGACGGTCTTCATCTGGGGACCGCTCGTGAGTCCCTTGCCCTGGCGCGACTACTTCAGGCACCCCGGCGTCGTTTCGTACCTGAAGAACGCGATCTTCCTGGTGCGCGACGGGCTGCCGGTCTTCTTCACGGGAAACGCGCTGCCGACATCCGTCAGCGGGCCGCTGTGGACGATCCCCCTCGAAATCAAATGCTATGTCGTGCTCGCGCTCCTGGGCGCCGTCGCCGGGCGGCGCATGCGATGGCTGCTGCTCGTCGTCACGCTCGCCGCACTCGCGCGGTACGCGGTCGTGGAGCCGCGCGGCGATTTCCTGATGGCCCGGCTGGGCTGGCCGCTCGAGCAGCGCTTCCTGCTCGAATTCGGTTTCTTCTTCTCGGCGGGCGTCCTCATCCAGGCCTTCGGCATCCTGAACTCCGGCAAGCTGAAGATGATCCTGCTGCTGGCGCTGGGTGCGGCCGTCGCGTGCGCGCTCGCCCAACTGTCCTTCCTGGCGATCTGGCTCGCACTGCCCCTGGCCGTCCTCGCGTTCGGCGTCTCCTCGACGCCCGTCGTCCGCCGGGCGGGCCGGTTCGGCGACCTGTCGTACGGCATCTACATCTATGCCTTCCCCATCCAGCAAACCCTGATCTGGCGGTTCGGCCAGGCGCACGCGTGGACGACGGTGCTTGCGATAACGGTGATCCTCACCGTCGCGATGGCGTGGTTGTCGTGGCGGTTCGTCGAGCGCCCGGCGCTGCGCATGAAGCCCCGTACCGTGTCAGAAGTGAATCCCCCGCATCATCTGCTGCATGGCGATCGCCTCGGGTGA
- a CDS encoding patatin-like phospholipase family protein, which translates to MKNRKTPAPKIALALAGGGPLGAIYEIGALCALEESLAGLDFTRLDHYVGVSAGGFIAAGLANGISPRALCAAFIEDRPGADRFDPSWLMRPALGEIARRAIMLPGAAASALWSATAGRRSIAQSLERLGPALPTGVFSNEQIHLRLQALFSREGRTNDFRELRTQLTLVATHLDSGDAAPFGRPGWDHVPISRAVQASSAMPGLFPPVEIDDRYYVDGALKKTMHASVALDDGVDLMLCLNPLVPFHATERAIPRIVDGGLPAVLSQTFRSMIHSRMELGMKQYERAYPRTDIVLIEPDHRDPELYLANTFGYGRRRELAEHAYQRTRAMLREQHGTLAPRFMRHGIALRADVLADATRHLVSLPPPRARIGRAVAALHGVLDELALTTQRLA; encoded by the coding sequence ATGAAGAACAGAAAAACGCCCGCCCCCAAAATCGCGCTGGCGCTTGCCGGAGGCGGGCCGCTGGGCGCGATCTACGAAATCGGCGCGCTGTGCGCCCTGGAGGAATCGCTCGCCGGCCTGGACTTCACCCGGCTGGATCATTACGTCGGCGTGTCCGCCGGCGGATTCATCGCCGCCGGGCTCGCGAACGGCATCTCGCCGCGGGCCTTGTGCGCGGCCTTCATCGAAGATCGCCCGGGAGCGGACCGCTTCGATCCTTCGTGGCTCATGCGCCCGGCCCTTGGCGAGATCGCGCGCCGCGCGATCATGCTCCCCGGCGCTGCCGCCTCCGCGTTGTGGAGTGCCACGGCCGGCCGGCGTTCCATCGCGCAGTCGCTGGAGCGCCTCGGCCCGGCCCTGCCCACGGGCGTCTTTTCGAACGAGCAGATCCATCTGCGCTTGCAGGCCCTCTTCTCGCGCGAGGGCCGCACCAACGACTTTCGCGAACTGCGCACCCAGCTCACGCTGGTCGCCACCCACCTGGACAGCGGCGATGCCGCGCCCTTCGGCCGCCCGGGCTGGGACCACGTGCCCATCTCGCGGGCCGTGCAGGCCAGCTCCGCGATGCCGGGGTTGTTCCCGCCGGTGGAGATCGACGACCGCTACTACGTCGACGGCGCATTGAAGAAGACGATGCACGCCTCGGTCGCGCTCGACGACGGCGTGGACCTGATGCTGTGCCTCAACCCGCTGGTGCCCTTCCATGCCACGGAGCGCGCGATCCCCCGCATCGTGGACGGCGGGCTGCCGGCCGTCCTGAGCCAGACCTTCCGCTCGATGATCCATTCGCGCATGGAACTCGGCATGAAGCAATACGAGCGCGCCTATCCCCGCACGGACATCGTGCTGATCGAGCCCGACCACCGCGACCCGGAGCTGTACCTGGCCAACACCTTCGGCTATGGGCGGCGGCGCGAGCTCGCGGAACACGCGTACCAGCGCACCCGCGCGATGCTGCGCGAACAGCACGGGACCCTGGCGCCGCGCTTCATGCGCCATGGCATCGCGCTGCGCGCCGACGTCCTGGCAGACGCCACCCGTCACCTCGTCTCGTTGCCCCCGCCGCGCGCGCGGATCGGCCGCGCGGTCGCCGCCTTGCACGGTGTCCTGGACGAGCTCGCGCTCACGACGCAGCGGCTCGCCTGA
- a CDS encoding SDR family oxidoreductase, with protein MQYFVTGATGFIGRRLVRKLLERKGSVVHFLIRKESEGKVAELREYWGVGAARAVPVFGDLTAKKLGVDAADVKKLKGQVDHFYHLAAVYDLSADEESQVAVNVDGTRNTVEFAKAIDAGHFHHVSSIAAAGLYEGVFREDMFEEAENYEHPYFATKHESEKIVRKESKVPWTVYRPAMVVGDSRTGEMDKIDGPYYFFKLIQRMRQLLPPWMPAVGLEGGRVNIVPVDFVVDALDFISHKAAIDKRCFHLVDPVGYRVGDVLDIFSRAAHAPKMNLFINAALLGFIPKSVKKGLMAVAPVRRIRAAVLKDLGLPEDILTFINYPTRFDNRETAAALKGSGIEVPNLKDYAWRLWDYWERHLDPDLHIDRTLKGTVGGKVVLVTGGSSGIGLAAAHKFAEAGAITLICGRDQDKLDEACKEARAKGYEFIAYAADIADMADADRFVKLLIDKHGGVDFLINNAGRSIRRAIESSYDRFHDFERTMQLNYFGCLRVTMGLLPGMAAKHKGHVVNISSIGVLTNAPRFSAYVASKAALDAWTRCASSEFADRGITFTTINMPLVRTPMIAPTGIYNNVPTLAPEEAADMIADACISKPVRIATRLGITGQLMHALVPRVAQIAMNTSFRMFPDSSAAKGDKAAKPTLSPEAIAMQQMMRGIHF; from the coding sequence ATGCAGTATTTCGTCACCGGCGCGACCGGCTTCATCGGCAGGCGCCTCGTCAGGAAGCTGCTGGAGCGCAAGGGCTCCGTCGTGCATTTCCTCATCCGCAAGGAAAGCGAAGGCAAGGTCGCGGAACTGCGCGAGTACTGGGGTGTCGGCGCGGCTCGCGCCGTGCCGGTGTTCGGCGACCTTACAGCGAAAAAGCTCGGTGTCGACGCGGCCGACGTGAAGAAGCTCAAAGGACAGGTCGACCATTTCTATCATCTCGCGGCGGTCTACGACCTCTCGGCGGACGAGGAAAGCCAGGTCGCGGTGAACGTGGACGGCACGCGCAACACCGTGGAATTCGCCAAGGCGATCGATGCCGGGCATTTCCACCATGTGTCCTCCATCGCCGCGGCGGGCCTGTACGAAGGCGTCTTCCGCGAAGACATGTTCGAGGAGGCGGAGAACTACGAGCATCCGTACTTCGCGACCAAGCACGAGAGCGAGAAGATCGTCCGCAAGGAGTCGAAGGTGCCGTGGACGGTGTACCGCCCCGCGATGGTGGTGGGCGACAGCCGGACCGGCGAGATGGACAAGATCGATGGGCCCTATTACTTCTTCAAGCTGATCCAGCGCATGAGGCAGTTGCTGCCGCCGTGGATGCCGGCCGTCGGTCTCGAGGGCGGCCGCGTGAACATCGTGCCGGTGGACTTCGTCGTCGATGCGCTCGACTTCATCAGCCACAAGGCGGCCATCGACAAGCGCTGCTTCCACCTCGTGGACCCGGTGGGCTATCGCGTAGGCGACGTGCTTGACATCTTCAGCCGCGCGGCGCATGCGCCCAAGATGAACCTCTTCATCAATGCCGCGCTGCTCGGGTTCATCCCGAAGAGCGTGAAGAAGGGATTGATGGCGGTGGCACCGGTGCGGCGCATCCGCGCGGCGGTGCTGAAGGACCTGGGGTTGCCCGAGGACATCCTCACCTTCATCAACTACCCCACGCGATTCGACAACCGCGAAACCGCGGCGGCGCTCAAGGGCTCGGGGATCGAAGTGCCGAACCTGAAGGACTATGCGTGGCGCCTCTGGGATTACTGGGAGCGCCACCTCGACCCGGACCTGCACATCGACCGTACGCTCAAGGGCACCGTCGGCGGCAAGGTGGTTCTCGTCACGGGCGGCTCCTCGGGCATCGGCCTCGCGGCGGCGCACAAGTTCGCGGAAGCGGGTGCGATCACCCTCATCTGCGGCCGCGACCAGGACAAGCTCGACGAAGCCTGCAAGGAAGCGAGGGCCAAGGGCTACGAGTTCATCGCCTACGCCGCAGACATCGCGGACATGGCGGATGCGGACCGCTTCGTGAAGCTGCTGATCGACAAGCACGGCGGCGTGGACTTCCTCATCAACAACGCGGGGCGCTCGATTCGCCGCGCGATCGAGTCGAGCTACGACCGCTTCCACGACTTCGAGCGCACGATGCAGCTGAACTACTTCGGCTGCCTGCGCGTGACGATGGGGCTGCTGCCCGGCATGGCAGCGAAGCACAAGGGGCACGTGGTGAACATCAGCTCGATCGGCGTGCTCACCAATGCGCCGCGCTTCTCGGCCTACGTGGCGAGCAAGGCGGCGCTCGATGCCTGGACGCGCTGCGCGTCCAGCGAGTTCGCGGACCGCGGGATCACCTTCACCACCATCAACATGCCGCTGGTGCGTACGCCGATGATCGCGCCGACGGGTATCTACAACAACGTGCCGACGCTCGCGCCGGAGGAAGCCGCCGACATGATCGCGGACGCCTGCATCAGCAAGCCGGTGCGCATCGCGACGCGGCTGGGCATCACGGGCCAGTTGATGCACGCGCTGGTGCCGCGCGTGGCCCAGATCGCGATGAACACGAGCTTCCGGATGTTCCCGGATTCATCCGCGGCGAAGGGCGACAAGGCGGCGAAGCCGACGCTGTCACCCGAGGCGATCGCCATGCAGCAGATGATGCGGGGGATTCACTTCTGA
- a CDS encoding glycosyltransferase family 2 protein, which translates to MNQQPPDFSPAPARAQVSVLIRTMGRATLGQAISSVRAQSFGDWEIILLNASGQPFDALAPLPEDARIRMVDPQRRVPRAEAANLLLDACRTEFAVFLDDDDWFLPDHLAKLAGALRRDASLVAAYSDVELLEDARGPGRRAVHTFATDFDADALQLQNYLPIHAVMFRMAAVYAQPPARFDEGMSLFEDWDFWVQLSRRGRFEHVPGVSAAYALDASQGSGHAAQGQARREMLESMARRQLARWTPADVVRLIERETRQQGLRNQRDQELAAERSRLADLQLSLDEMFQLVIATQAQVSHLESEAAKQAALAAQREALMALQQAELALLARVREDLLEQVRALRASTSWRITRPLRYAGRQARRAARAMRLALRVLRTAADELRRQGPRGFALRLPYYLRQRRVYLARLAGAPAGPSANPFAAGPARVRADTRLHPDIDDSVEPVGATVSVVIPAFNAGPEFEWLLRKLKAQKGVAGVEIVVVDSGSGDTTVAMARAAGARVIEIPQSEFSHSHSRNLGAEAATGDYVLFIVQDAYPVGDHWMNGMLRALRDPAHARLAAVSCSEFARSDSDLMYDAMIDTHYRFLGCLENDRIGAHTGDDHMSLRSQGQLSDVSCLIARDLFQRYRYRGNYAEDLDLGIRLIKDGWQVAMLASVKTIHSHNRPAYYYLKRSYVDVIFLVGLFDDFAYPHCESLHGLVQGIVSCAAYATDWIAEVRAAGGDATGARLKGWTARWRRESARLRTGGSLALGDARLEQFVAGLAADVGAAPSGDRNAAAEARRFGDAFCDRLDHGARFMAGIYDDGDAVPAEELVAVIGKTFAATTGSLLAFHGLDHRKEGVPGFEHAQRLHAALTQGV; encoded by the coding sequence ATGAATCAACAGCCTCCCGATTTTTCCCCGGCTCCGGCACGCGCACAGGTGTCGGTGCTGATCAGGACGATGGGACGCGCGACGCTCGGACAGGCCATCTCCTCGGTACGCGCTCAATCGTTCGGCGATTGGGAAATCATCCTGCTCAACGCCAGCGGGCAGCCCTTCGATGCACTCGCGCCGCTTCCTGAAGATGCGCGCATCCGCATGGTCGACCCGCAGCGCCGCGTGCCGCGCGCCGAGGCCGCGAACCTGCTGCTGGACGCGTGCCGCACGGAGTTCGCCGTCTTCCTGGACGACGACGACTGGTTCCTTCCCGATCACCTCGCCAAGCTCGCCGGTGCATTGCGCCGTGACGCATCGCTGGTGGCGGCCTACAGCGACGTCGAATTGCTCGAGGACGCACGGGGCCCCGGCAGGCGCGCCGTCCACACCTTCGCCACGGACTTCGACGCGGACGCGCTGCAACTGCAGAACTACCTGCCGATCCACGCGGTGATGTTCCGCATGGCCGCGGTGTACGCGCAACCCCCGGCCCGCTTCGACGAGGGCATGTCGCTCTTCGAGGATTGGGATTTCTGGGTGCAGCTGTCCAGGCGGGGGCGCTTCGAGCACGTGCCCGGTGTCTCGGCCGCCTATGCGCTCGATGCATCGCAAGGATCGGGACACGCGGCCCAGGGGCAGGCGCGCAGGGAAATGCTGGAGTCGATGGCACGGCGCCAGCTCGCGCGGTGGACACCGGCCGACGTCGTACGCCTGATCGAGCGCGAGACGCGCCAGCAGGGTCTCAGGAACCAGCGGGACCAGGAACTCGCGGCGGAACGGTCCCGCCTCGCCGACCTGCAGCTGTCCCTGGACGAAATGTTTCAGCTGGTGATCGCGACGCAGGCGCAGGTCTCGCACCTGGAATCCGAGGCGGCGAAGCAGGCCGCGCTGGCGGCGCAGCGCGAGGCCTTGATGGCGCTCCAGCAAGCCGAGCTCGCGCTGCTGGCACGCGTGCGAGAAGACCTGCTGGAACAGGTGCGCGCGCTTCGCGCATCGACCTCGTGGCGCATCACGCGCCCCTTGCGCTACGCGGGGCGGCAGGCACGCAGGGCGGCGCGCGCGATGCGGCTCGCCTTGCGCGTGCTGCGCACGGCCGCGGACGAGCTGCGCCGCCAGGGCCCACGCGGTTTCGCGCTGCGGTTGCCTTACTACCTCCGCCAGCGGCGCGTGTATCTCGCCCGCCTCGCGGGCGCGCCCGCGGGCCCGTCGGCCAATCCCTTCGCGGCCGGACCGGCACGCGTGCGCGCGGACACGCGGCTGCATCCCGACATCGACGATTCGGTGGAGCCTGTCGGCGCGACGGTGTCGGTCGTCATCCCTGCCTTCAATGCCGGGCCGGAATTCGAGTGGCTGCTGCGCAAGCTCAAGGCGCAGAAAGGGGTCGCCGGCGTCGAGATCGTGGTGGTCGATTCCGGTTCGGGCGACACCACCGTCGCCATGGCGCGCGCGGCGGGCGCGCGGGTGATCGAGATCCCGCAGTCGGAGTTCTCGCACAGCCACTCGCGCAACCTCGGCGCCGAAGCCGCGACTGGCGACTACGTGCTCTTCATCGTCCAGGACGCGTACCCCGTCGGCGACCACTGGATGAACGGCATGCTGCGCGCGCTGCGCGACCCGGCGCACGCGCGCCTGGCGGCGGTGTCGTGTTCGGAGTTCGCGCGCAGCGACAGCGACCTCATGTACGACGCGATGATCGACACGCACTACCGCTTCCTCGGTTGCCTCGAGAACGATCGCATCGGCGCGCACACCGGCGACGACCACATGTCGCTGCGCTCGCAGGGCCAGCTGAGCGACGTGTCGTGCCTCATCGCGCGCGACCTGTTCCAGCGCTACCGCTACCGGGGGAACTACGCGGAGGACCTCGACCTCGGCATCCGCCTGATCAAGGATGGCTGGCAGGTCGCAATGCTCGCATCGGTCAAGACCATCCACTCGCACAACCGGCCGGCTTACTACTACCTCAAGCGTTCCTACGTCGACGTGATCTTCCTCGTGGGCCTGTTCGACGACTTCGCGTACCCGCACTGCGAATCGCTGCACGGCCTCGTCCAGGGCATCGTCTCGTGCGCCGCCTACGCGACCGACTGGATCGCCGAAGTCCGCGCCGCCGGCGGCGATGCCACGGGCGCGCGGCTGAAGGGGTGGACTGCGCGCTGGCGTCGCGAGAGCGCGCGGCTTCGCACAGGCGGTTCGTTGGCGCTGGGCGACGCACGCCTGGAACAGTTCGTCGCGGGCCTGGCGGCCGATGTCGGCGCGGCCCCCTCGGGTGACCGCAACGCGGCGGCCGAAGCGCGCCGCTTCGGCGATGCCTTCTGCGACCGCCTGGACCATGGCGCGCGGTTCATGGCGGGCATCTACGACGACGGCGACGCGGTGCCGGCGGAGGAACTCGTCGCGGTGATCGGCAAGACCTTCGCCGCCACCACGGGCTCGCTCCTGGCCTTCCATGGCCTCGACCATCGCAAGGAGGGCGTGCCGGGCTTCGAACACGCGCAGCGCCTCCACGCGGCGTTGACGCAAGGCGTGTGA
- a CDS encoding phasin family protein translates to MVTKTKRSADSASSSGAPHLSGTVKESAQQIWLAGLGAFAKAQEEGGKVFETLVKEGTSIQRKTQAAAEEKISEATSRMANMATDISSKASGQWDKLENIFEDRVSKALKKLGVPSAKDIDALMARIDELNRNVERLGAKRAAKSAPAKKAAAKKPAAKRSPARKSA, encoded by the coding sequence ATGGTCACGAAAACGAAAAGATCCGCCGACTCCGCCAGCAGCAGCGGCGCACCGCACCTCTCCGGCACCGTCAAGGAATCCGCGCAACAGATCTGGCTCGCCGGGCTGGGCGCCTTCGCCAAGGCGCAGGAAGAAGGCGGCAAGGTCTTCGAGACGCTGGTGAAGGAAGGCACCTCCATCCAGCGCAAGACGCAGGCCGCGGCCGAAGAGAAGATTTCCGAGGCGACGAGCCGCATGGCGAACATGGCCACCGACATCTCTTCGAAGGCATCGGGCCAATGGGACAAGCTGGAAAACATCTTCGAGGACCGCGTCTCCAAGGCCCTGAAGAAGCTGGGCGTGCCGTCGGCCAAGGACATCGATGCGTTGATGGCGCGCATCGACGAGCTCAATCGCAACGTGGAGCGACTCGGCGCCAAACGCGCCGCGAAGTCCGCGCCGGCAAAGAAGGCGGCCGCGAAGAAGCCCGCAGCCAAACGCTCCCCCGCGCGCAAGTCGGCTTGA
- a CDS encoding glycosyltransferase family 2 protein gives MDATRARPGSDPVVWSSIVCFHPDPAALAALVTALAPQVARVVVIDNSPGEPALDPATLGGAMHVRMPSNTGTAGGLNEAWRRALAAGATHLVSFDQDSRPDSELVRCLLEEFAAAGPGLAAIGPVWRDSRSGVALRVLRPVRFVRRHVAAPPAGRVEVDHIITSGCLTSAQAFRQVGPFDDALFLDYVDVEWSLRARAQGLSVAVAAGCRMQHTIGDRVISIWGRQLSLHQPARSYLQVRNHLLLWRRKWIPRGWLLSDLFQVVFKLGALFLLAPLRRQRLRCVIAGIRDGLRGRSGPIPAGTP, from the coding sequence ATGGACGCGACGCGCGCCCGCCCGGGGAGCGACCCCGTCGTCTGGTCGAGCATCGTCTGTTTCCATCCCGACCCCGCCGCACTCGCGGCGCTCGTGACGGCGCTCGCCCCGCAAGTGGCGCGCGTGGTGGTGATCGACAACTCGCCCGGCGAACCGGCGCTGGACCCTGCGACTCTGGGGGGTGCGATGCACGTGCGCATGCCGTCCAACACCGGCACGGCCGGCGGGCTGAACGAGGCGTGGCGCCGCGCGCTGGCAGCCGGCGCCACGCACCTCGTCAGCTTCGACCAGGACAGCCGGCCGGACAGCGAGCTCGTGCGCTGCCTGCTCGAAGAATTCGCCGCGGCCGGCCCAGGTCTGGCCGCGATCGGCCCGGTGTGGAGGGATTCGCGCAGCGGCGTCGCGCTGCGCGTGCTGCGGCCGGTGCGCTTCGTTCGAAGGCACGTCGCCGCGCCTCCTGCGGGCCGTGTGGAGGTCGACCACATCATCACCTCGGGCTGCCTGACGAGCGCGCAGGCGTTCCGCCAGGTCGGCCCGTTCGACGACGCGCTGTTCCTCGACTATGTCGATGTCGAATGGTCGCTGCGCGCGCGCGCCCAGGGCCTGTCCGTCGCGGTGGCCGCAGGATGCCGGATGCAGCACACGATCGGCGACCGGGTGATCTCCATCTGGGGCCGCCAGCTCTCGCTCCACCAGCCCGCGCGCAGCTACCTGCAAGTGCGCAACCACCTCCTGTTGTGGCGGCGCAAGTGGATTCCGCGCGGGTGGCTGCTGAGCGACCTGTTCCAGGTCGTCTTCAAGCTGGGAGCCCTGTTCCTCCTCGCACCGCTGCGGCGCCAGAGGCTGCGCTGCGTGATCGCCGGCATACGCGACGGCCTGCGCGGCCGCAGCGGACCCATCCCGGCCGGGACACCCTAG
- a CDS encoding glycosyltransferase, giving the protein MRILFILHQFFPEFSGGTERVALNLARMAQHAGHHVHVLACAVHPPGIAAAPVETPVPACLRLTWDGIPVTLIPRDALPATADIGFEIDEGLAGRLAAWMDAERFEVAHVLHTMRMGSAVLAAQRCGLPYVLTLTDFFLPCARINLVTAKDELCDGPEGGRRCARDCAVPPWDEASYRRRYEHAHALLAAAAERIAPSNFVAQRFRASFDGLPFKVVPHGIDLVALARAAGAAAQRKPAPGLKLVFAGSVIPQKGLAVLLRALALLPDRELSLQAVGGFYGNPAYHQEVRALAAADPRVHLAGGLPSAQVYAALRSADLLCLPSQVPESFSLVHVESAAAGIPALVSRLGAPGERVVETGGGMAVAGEDARAWAGAIGRVLDQPQLLGQWRAALPLPMRIEEEAFFYDSLLRRARR; this is encoded by the coding sequence ATGCGGATCCTTTTCATCCTGCACCAGTTCTTCCCGGAGTTTTCCGGCGGGACCGAACGCGTCGCCCTGAATCTGGCGCGCATGGCGCAGCACGCCGGGCACCATGTCCATGTACTGGCCTGTGCGGTGCACCCGCCAGGCATCGCGGCGGCGCCCGTCGAGACCCCGGTGCCCGCCTGCCTGCGCCTGACCTGGGACGGCATCCCCGTCACGCTCATTCCGCGCGACGCCCTGCCGGCCACCGCCGACATCGGGTTCGAGATCGACGAAGGGCTCGCGGGCCGCCTGGCCGCGTGGATGGATGCCGAGCGCTTCGAGGTCGCGCATGTGCTGCACACGATGCGCATGGGCAGCGCGGTGCTGGCGGCGCAGCGCTGCGGCCTGCCCTATGTCCTCACGCTCACCGACTTCTTCCTGCCCTGTGCGCGCATCAACCTCGTGACGGCCAAGGACGAGCTGTGCGACGGACCCGAGGGCGGGCGGCGCTGCGCGCGCGATTGCGCCGTGCCGCCGTGGGACGAGGCCAGCTATCGCCGGCGCTACGAGCATGCGCACGCGCTGCTTGCCGCAGCCGCGGAGCGCATCGCGCCCTCCAACTTCGTGGCGCAGCGTTTTCGTGCGTCGTTCGACGGCCTGCCTTTCAAAGTGGTCCCGCACGGCATCGACCTGGTCGCGCTCGCGCGCGCGGCGGGCGCCGCTGCGCAGAGAAAGCCGGCGCCGGGCCTCAAGCTGGTGTTCGCCGGTTCGGTCATTCCGCAAAAAGGCCTGGCCGTGCTGCTGCGCGCACTGGCCCTGCTGCCGGACCGCGAGCTCAGCCTCCAGGCGGTGGGCGGCTTCTACGGCAATCCCGCCTACCACCAGGAAGTGCGCGCGCTGGCGGCCGCGGACCCTCGCGTGCACCTCGCCGGCGGCCTGCCATCGGCCCAGGTCTACGCCGCACTGCGGTCCGCGGACTTGTTGTGCCTGCCCTCGCAGGTTCCCGAGAGTTTTTCGCTGGTGCATGTGGAGAGTGCCGCCGCGGGCATTCCCGCGCTGGTGTCGCGACTGGGCGCCCCCGGCGAGCGGGTCGTCGAGACCGGCGGGGGGATGGCCGTCGCCGGCGAAGACGCGCGTGCGTGGGCAGGCGCCATCGGGCGCGTCCTGGACCAGCCGCAGTTGCTGGGGCAATGGCGCGCGGCGCTGCCCCTTCCCATGCGTATCGAGGAAGAGGCCTTCTTCTACGATTCGCTGCTGCGGCGCGCGCGCCGCTAG